From one Pedobacter faecalis genomic stretch:
- a CDS encoding proline dehydrogenase family protein, whose amino-acid sequence MELSPKKSINFDDTEIAFRNKSNGELNAAYWLFKIISSNFLTRTGPPVANFMLNIGLPIKGLIKKTIFKHFCGGETIAECEHTIAQLHAGKVGTILDYSVEGEEDEQVFDFTCEEIIRTIERAAGDPRIPITVFKVTGIGRFALLEKLDAKQSLTTAEEAEFGKVKQRCEKICRAAFDKGVPVMIDAEETWIQDTIDRLAMDMMRLFNKERIIVYNTYQMYRHDKLSGMIADHETAQQEGFILGVKMVRGAYMEKERKRAEEMGYPSPIQPDKGSSDRDFDASLRYAVEHMDSLAFVCGTHNEESCRLLSNLLDEHGISHNHPHVYFAQLLGMSDNLSFNLSDAGYNVAKYVPYGPVKAVMPYLFRRAQENTSIAGQTSRELSLIIKEKKRRRL is encoded by the coding sequence ATGGAACTATCTCCCAAGAAATCAATTAATTTTGATGATACCGAAATCGCTTTCCGCAACAAATCCAACGGCGAATTAAACGCGGCGTACTGGCTGTTTAAGATCATCAGCAGCAATTTTCTGACACGTACGGGGCCGCCGGTTGCCAACTTTATGCTCAACATCGGACTGCCAATTAAGGGACTTATCAAGAAGACGATTTTCAAGCACTTTTGCGGGGGGGAAACCATCGCCGAATGCGAGCACACCATAGCGCAGCTTCACGCAGGTAAAGTGGGTACCATACTTGATTACTCGGTGGAAGGCGAGGAGGATGAGCAGGTTTTTGATTTTACCTGTGAAGAGATCATACGTACCATTGAACGGGCGGCGGGCGACCCGCGCATACCTATAACCGTATTTAAGGTTACGGGTATAGGGCGCTTTGCACTGCTGGAAAAACTTGATGCAAAGCAATCTCTAACTACAGCAGAAGAGGCGGAGTTTGGTAAGGTAAAGCAGAGATGTGAGAAGATATGCCGTGCAGCGTTCGACAAGGGTGTCCCGGTGATGATCGATGCTGAAGAAACCTGGATTCAGGATACCATCGATAGGCTGGCGATGGACATGATGCGATTGTTCAACAAAGAAAGGATTATCGTTTATAACACTTACCAGATGTATCGCCATGACAAGCTTTCCGGAATGATTGCCGATCATGAAACGGCGCAACAGGAGGGCTTTATTCTCGGCGTTAAGATGGTAAGAGGGGCGTATATGGAAAAGGAGCGCAAGCGTGCGGAAGAGATGGGATATCCTTCACCGATACAACCCGACAAGGGGTCGTCCGACCGTGATTTTGATGCGTCACTAAGATATGCGGTAGAGCATATGGACAGCCTGGCCTTTGTTTGCGGTACGCATAACGAGGAAAGTTGCCGGTTGCTTTCAAACCTGCTGGATGAACACGGTATCAGTCATAATCACCCACATGTGTATTTCGCCCAGTTGCTGGGTATGAGTGACAACCTCAGCTTTAATTTATCTGACGCCGGGTATAACGTGGCTAAATATGTTCCGTACGGACCGGTAAAGGCGGTTATGCCTTATTTGTTCAGAAGGGCGCAGGAGAATACCTCTATAGCCGGACAAACCAGCCGTGAGCTGAGCCTGATCATCAAAGAAAAGAAGAGACGGCGGTTATAA
- a CDS encoding response regulator — MSSKARKVMLIDDNEIDLKINSKVINISKLFDQIITCQSGDEALSYLNRNLDDEDNLPDFILLDIQMPEMDGFDFLEIFKNFPDRVKSKCLIAILSSTLDFGDIKRAEANPYVIKLLKKPLFPTELQEVLDKYL, encoded by the coding sequence ATGTCAAGTAAAGCAAGAAAGGTCATGCTGATAGATGACAATGAAATTGACTTAAAGATCAATTCTAAGGTCATCAATATCTCTAAGCTGTTTGACCAGATTATAACCTGTCAGTCGGGAGACGAAGCCTTATCTTATTTAAACAGGAACCTCGATGACGAAGATAACCTGCCCGACTTTATTCTACTGGATATCCAGATGCCGGAAATGGATGGCTTTGATTTTCTGGAGATTTTCAAAAACTTCCCGGATCGGGTAAAAAGTAAATGCCTTATTGCCATACTATCGTCTACACTGGACTTTGGCGATATTAAGCGCGCCGAGGCCAACCCTTACGTTATTAAACTCCTTAAAAAGCCGCTCTTCCCCACCGAACTTCAGGAAGTCCTGGATAAGTACTTATAA
- the aroA gene encoding 3-phosphoshikimate 1-carboxyvinyltransferase: MGKNALVSFIGEKHIDTEICLTGSKSECNRALIISALSEGTVGIENMSDAADTVTLKRILDQLSSGNAHQTVDVGPAGTAMRFLTAFLPTRTGEFTLTGTERMKKRPIGILSEALRDIGADISYEEEQGFPPLRIKGPFQQRTDTVRIQGDVSSQYISALLMIAPTLPLGLTLQIEGELTSLPYVNMTLDMLKEAGISHHWNGNEIIIPNQQFKAATLSVEPDWSAASYWYSIAALAHKAKIALPYLKDKSLQGDSRIRSIMEAFGVSTQRQQNGIALESCPKQFSNDLLDLKDCPDLAQTIIVCAAALRQNLSFTGLETLKIKETDRIKALQTELAKLGVTLAADGLVYTLNCDNLHFPERVTFSTYEDHRMAMAFAPLSLYIKEVVLEEMDVVEKSYPAFWDDLQKAGFTVTEI, encoded by the coding sequence ATGGGCAAGAACGCGCTTGTTTCCTTTATTGGAGAAAAACATATTGACACAGAAATCTGCCTGACAGGTTCAAAAAGTGAATGCAACAGGGCACTGATCATCAGTGCCCTTAGCGAAGGCACAGTCGGAATCGAAAACATGTCGGACGCCGCTGATACTGTTACCCTGAAGCGTATACTGGACCAGCTATCTTCAGGCAACGCGCACCAGACTGTGGATGTTGGACCGGCGGGTACAGCCATGCGCTTTCTTACAGCTTTTTTGCCGACAAGAACGGGAGAATTTACGCTGACCGGCACAGAGCGCATGAAAAAGCGCCCAATTGGCATACTCAGTGAAGCGCTCCGCGATATCGGCGCAGATATAAGCTATGAAGAAGAACAGGGCTTCCCTCCTTTGCGTATTAAGGGACCTTTTCAGCAGCGCACAGATACTGTACGCATACAAGGTGATGTAAGCAGTCAGTACATCTCTGCACTGCTTATGATTGCTCCAACCCTGCCGCTCGGTCTCACCTTGCAGATTGAAGGCGAACTTACGTCGCTGCCTTATGTAAATATGACGCTGGACATGCTGAAGGAGGCTGGCATTTCGCATCACTGGAACGGCAATGAGATCATCATTCCAAACCAACAGTTCAAGGCTGCTACGCTGAGCGTTGAGCCCGACTGGAGCGCAGCTTCCTATTGGTATAGTATTGCAGCATTGGCACACAAGGCGAAGATCGCTCTGCCTTACCTGAAAGATAAGAGTTTGCAGGGCGACAGCCGGATCAGGTCTATTATGGAGGCTTTCGGTGTCAGCACACAGAGACAGCAGAACGGCATCGCACTTGAAAGCTGCCCTAAACAGTTCAGCAACGATCTGCTTGATCTGAAAGACTGTCCCGATCTGGCGCAAACCATCATTGTATGCGCTGCCGCATTGCGACAGAATCTTTCATTTACAGGTCTGGAAACATTGAAGATCAAAGAGACCGACCGCATAAAGGCCTTACAAACAGAACTGGCCAAACTTGGCGTTACGCTGGCGGCCGACGGCCTGGTGTATACCCTGAACTGCGACAATCTGCATTTTCCTGAACGTGTCACTTTCAGCACCTACGAAGACCACAGGATGGCGATGGCATTTGCCCCTTTAAGTCTCTATATTAAAGAAGTCGTGCTGGAAGAGATGGATGTGGTCGAAAAATCCTATCCTGCTTTCTGGGATGACTTACAGAAGGCTGGTTTTACTGTTACAGAAATTTAA
- the aroB gene encoding 3-dehydroquinate synthase: METIESAGYNVYFETGLAPLSELIQSGKYSQVFVFVDSNTLESCLPVFQSMLDGFSAFDLIETDPGEENKNIDFCIGIWKTLLDFEADRKCLMINLGGGVVTDMGGFVASTYKRGIDFVNIPTTLLSQVDASVGGKTGIDIDNVKNMVGTFALPQAVFIESAFLGSLPKRELLSGFAEMVKHGLIADAEYYKALKESDYEAVNIKDIHHSIAIKNKVVTTDPQEKGLRKILNFGHTIGHAVETYSLKHDKNPLTHGEAIAIGMVCEGYLSKLSNNLTAAELEDISSYITAIYPAYAIKPESHNALLELMKSDKKNENGQIMFSLLREIGHCDFNCQVSEAQVKESLEYYNGLAS; the protein is encoded by the coding sequence ATGGAAACGATTGAAAGCGCAGGCTACAATGTTTATTTTGAGACCGGCCTTGCGCCGCTCTCAGAACTGATTCAATCGGGCAAATACAGCCAGGTTTTCGTTTTTGTCGACTCCAATACGCTGGAATCCTGCTTACCTGTGTTTCAAAGTATGCTGGACGGTTTTTCAGCTTTCGATCTGATTGAAACAGATCCGGGAGAGGAAAACAAAAACATCGATTTTTGTATAGGCATCTGGAAAACCCTTCTGGATTTTGAAGCCGACCGCAAGTGCCTGATGATTAACCTGGGCGGCGGGGTGGTAACCGACATGGGCGGTTTTGTGGCGTCTACCTACAAGCGGGGTATCGACTTCGTCAACATTCCTACTACGTTGTTATCGCAGGTTGATGCTTCTGTGGGTGGTAAGACCGGCATAGATATCGACAACGTTAAAAATATGGTGGGCACTTTTGCCCTGCCTCAGGCAGTATTTATCGAGAGTGCTTTTCTCGGTAGCTTGCCCAAGCGTGAACTTCTTTCAGGCTTTGCGGAAATGGTGAAACACGGATTAATAGCGGATGCAGAATACTATAAGGCGCTTAAGGAAAGCGATTATGAAGCAGTTAACATTAAAGACATCCATCACTCCATTGCGATTAAAAACAAGGTGGTGACTACCGATCCGCAGGAGAAAGGGCTAAGGAAGATATTGAACTTCGGGCATACGATAGGACATGCCGTAGAGACCTATTCGCTAAAGCACGATAAAAATCCGCTTACGCACGGCGAAGCCATTGCCATAGGGATGGTATGCGAGGGATATCTTTCTAAGCTTAGCAATAACCTGACAGCGGCTGAACTGGAAGACATTTCTTCCTATATTACTGCCATATATCCGGCCTACGCGATAAAGCCGGAAAGTCACAACGCGCTGCTCGAGCTGATGAAGAGTGATAAGAAAAACGAAAATGGGCAGATCATGTTTTCTTTACTTCGTGAAATCGGGCATTGTGACTTCAACTGTCAAGTAAGTGAAGCACAGGTAAAAGAGAGCCTGGAGTACTATAACGGTCTGGCCTCATAA
- a CDS encoding prephenate dehydratase yields MKKAPRVAIQGIKASFHEEAAFKFFGKDIQTVECSSFKETCDVLRDGEADYVVMAIENSIAGSLLPNYTLIREYNFAVVGEVYLAIQLHLMALPGVKFEDVKFATSHPIAIRQCVDFFYDYPHIQVIEGSDTAACAKKIKEQQLTDTVAIANTLAAELYGLNIIERRIESNKKNFTRFLILKNDRSEEVTDINKASICFQIGNHVGALAKVLNIFAEQKVNLTKIQSMPVLGKRNEYYFYIDMEWSDMEKYDKAIRQSLKYTVDFNIMGEYQKNDKV; encoded by the coding sequence ATGAAAAAGGCACCAAGAGTAGCGATTCAAGGCATTAAGGCATCATTCCACGAAGAAGCTGCATTCAAGTTTTTTGGAAAGGACATCCAGACTGTTGAGTGCTCTTCCTTTAAGGAAACCTGCGATGTGCTGCGTGATGGCGAAGCCGACTACGTGGTAATGGCCATCGAGAATTCTATTGCAGGCAGCCTGCTTCCCAACTATACCCTGATCCGCGAGTACAACTTTGCCGTGGTGGGAGAAGTTTACCTGGCTATCCAGCTTCATTTGATGGCACTTCCGGGTGTTAAATTCGAAGACGTAAAGTTTGCAACCTCCCACCCCATTGCGATCCGTCAGTGTGTAGACTTTTTCTACGACTACCCACATATTCAGGTTATTGAGGGAAGTGATACCGCCGCCTGTGCCAAGAAAATCAAGGAGCAGCAGCTTACCGATACAGTAGCCATTGCCAACACGCTTGCTGCCGAATTGTACGGATTGAACATCATTGAAAGACGAATTGAATCAAACAAAAAGAACTTCACCCGCTTTCTTATTCTCAAAAACGACCGCTCTGAAGAGGTTACCGATATCAATAAAGCATCTATATGCTTTCAGATCGGCAACCACGTTGGGGCACTGGCCAAGGTGTTAAATATTTTCGCCGAACAGAAAGTTAACCTGACCAAAATACAGAGCATGCCGGTTTTAGGCAAGCGCAACGAGTATTACTTCTATATAGACATGGAATGGTCGGACATGGAAAAATACGACAAAGCCATACGCCAGTCACTGAAATACACCGTCGACTTTAACATTATGGGCGAATACCAGAAAAACGATAAAGTCTGA
- a CDS encoding HAD family hydrolase, whose product METDLAQKIKNIIFDYGNVIFEIDFLRTQNAFSKLGISNVEEFFAHKGHNQIFNDLETAAISPAQFRDAIRTATGNQQLTDGQINDAWNSLLIGVPSKHVHDTLLRAKERYRTFLLSNTNEIHYNWITDHLKNKYEMTGNESLFERVYYSQQMFLRKPDIAIFDRVLQENGLKPEETLFIDDSPQHLEGARKAGLRTLLMDRHPSQLHTFLSDHGLL is encoded by the coding sequence ATGGAAACGGATTTAGCACAAAAAATAAAAAACATCATTTTCGATTACGGCAATGTAATCTTCGAAATTGACTTCTTAAGAACCCAAAATGCCTTCTCTAAACTGGGTATCAGCAACGTGGAGGAGTTTTTCGCACATAAAGGACACAACCAAATCTTTAACGATCTGGAAACTGCAGCGATCAGTCCGGCGCAGTTCAGGGATGCGATAAGAACGGCGACCGGCAACCAGCAGCTGACCGACGGGCAAATAAACGATGCCTGGAATAGTCTGCTGATCGGCGTCCCGTCTAAACATGTACACGACACGCTGCTGAGGGCCAAAGAACGATACCGGACATTTCTGCTGAGCAATACCAATGAAATCCATTACAACTGGATCACAGACCATCTGAAGAATAAGTATGAGATGACCGGAAACGAATCCCTGTTCGAGCGTGTCTATTACTCCCAGCAGATGTTCCTTCGTAAACCCGACATAGCTATATTTGACCGTGTACTGCAGGAAAACGGGCTCAAGCCAGAGGAAACATTATTCATAGACGACAGTCCCCAGCACCTGGAAGGCGCCCGAAAAGCAGGTTTGCGTACCCTGTTGATGGACCGGCATCCTTCGCAACTGCACACCTTCCTGTCTGATCACGGGCTATTATAA
- a CDS encoding chorismate mutase yields MKLQLNIQPLNTWLNTNNEPLIISGPCSAETEEQLLTTAHLLADTGKVSVLRAGIWKPRTRPGEFEGIGSIGLEWLKRAKAETGLPTAVEVANAKHVEEALAAGVDILWIGARSTVNPFTVQEIADALKGVDIPVLVKNPVNPDLQLWAGALERINRAGITKLGAIHRGFSSFEKSSFRNEPMWELAIQLKTLLPDLPIINDPSHICGNRELIPYIAQKALDLDMQGLMIESHVDPSVAWTDAKQQVTPAALAELANNLTVREPESKNEAFTDQLADLRKQIDKIDDLLLQKLGERMAIVGKIGEFKRDNQVTILQVNRWDAIIKKGLSFAKALKLDQNFIEKFLELVHGESIRKQTEIMNAGKAEKGIAAEAHTEVKS; encoded by the coding sequence ATGAAACTACAATTAAACATTCAGCCACTTAACACCTGGCTAAACACGAACAACGAACCACTTATTATCTCTGGTCCATGCAGTGCCGAAACGGAAGAGCAGTTGCTCACCACAGCGCATTTGCTGGCAGACACAGGCAAGGTATCGGTATTAAGAGCCGGGATCTGGAAGCCGCGTACACGTCCGGGAGAGTTTGAAGGTATCGGCAGCATCGGTCTCGAATGGTTGAAGCGCGCTAAAGCAGAAACCGGCCTTCCGACAGCAGTAGAAGTGGCCAATGCCAAGCACGTAGAAGAGGCCCTGGCTGCAGGAGTTGATATCCTGTGGATCGGAGCGCGTTCAACCGTTAACCCATTCACCGTACAGGAAATTGCAGACGCGCTGAAAGGTGTCGACATTCCGGTACTGGTTAAGAACCCGGTAAACCCTGACCTGCAGCTTTGGGCCGGCGCCTTAGAAAGGATAAACCGTGCGGGCATCACCAAACTTGGTGCAATTCACCGCGGCTTCTCTTCTTTCGAAAAGAGCTCTTTCCGCAATGAACCTATGTGGGAGCTTGCGATTCAATTGAAGACCTTATTGCCGGATCTACCTATTATCAACGACCCTAGTCACATCTGCGGTAATCGTGAACTGATCCCTTACATCGCTCAGAAAGCGCTTGATCTTGACATGCAGGGATTAATGATCGAATCTCATGTGGATCCTTCTGTGGCCTGGACCGACGCAAAGCAACAGGTTACCCCTGCAGCGCTTGCAGAACTTGCAAATAACCTGACCGTACGTGAACCAGAGTCTAAAAACGAGGCATTTACCGATCAGTTGGCCGACCTCCGTAAGCAAATCGACAAAATCGACGACCTGCTGCTGCAAAAGCTTGGCGAGCGTATGGCAATCGTTGGAAAAATCGGGGAATTTAAGCGCGACAACCAGGTAACCATTTTACAGGTAAACCGCTGGGATGCCATCATTAAAAAAGGTCTTTCTTTTGCAAAAGCACTTAAGCTGGATCAGAACTTTATCGAGAAATTCCTTGAATTGGTACACGGAGAATCTATCCGTAAACAAACTGAAATTATGAATGCCGGTAAAGCAGAAAAAGGAATTGCAGCGGAGGCTCATACAGAAGTTAAATCTTAA
- a CDS encoding RNA-binding S4 domain-containing protein: MIEFKLEGEFIPLIQLLKATGLVMSGGEAQTIVEDGLVRYNGTVDYRKRLKVRRGDVVEFMEQKILVS; the protein is encoded by the coding sequence ATGATAGAGTTTAAACTTGAGGGCGAATTTATTCCGCTGATACAACTGCTAAAGGCGACCGGACTTGTAATGAGCGGAGGCGAAGCGCAGACGATTGTTGAAGACGGCCTGGTAAGATATAACGGCACTGTAGATTACCGTAAACGGCTGAAGGTACGCCGCGGTGATGTAGTTGAATTTATGGAACAAAAGATCTTAGTAAGCTGA
- a CDS encoding hybrid sensor histidine kinase/response regulator has protein sequence MSTQTIRVLYIDDEESNLVAFRAGFRRQYEIYTALSAVEGIELLENVEIHVILADQKMPEITGVEFFRRISETFPDPVRILLTGYTNIEALADAINHGDVYRYVTKPWNDLELHNSIKNAYDAYKAKIDLRNKVAELEKTNDELNRFIYSISHELRAPLVSTMGVVNLVKMEGLYDSCGEYWGLIESCSNKLDYYIQKTLQYYKNNKVASENSLVSFNALVSELVDLYAYTDTDTKFDLNIRQTGPFYGDAFRIEVILGNLISNAIRYQKEDEQNKRVSISVLATEEAAEIIISDNGVGILNEHLEKIFTQFFKTKTNHGTGLGLFIVKEALNKINGRISVTSSDLEGTTFKIFIPNVK, from the coding sequence ATGAGCACGCAGACCATACGTGTCCTGTACATCGATGACGAGGAAAGTAACCTGGTGGCTTTCCGGGCAGGTTTCAGAAGACAGTATGAGATATATACTGCGCTTTCTGCGGTTGAGGGCATAGAGCTGCTGGAGAATGTTGAAATCCATGTCATACTGGCCGATCAGAAAATGCCTGAAATAACAGGGGTTGAGTTTTTTAGGCGCATTTCGGAAACCTTTCCAGACCCGGTTCGTATATTACTGACAGGCTACACAAATATAGAGGCGCTCGCCGACGCCATAAACCACGGCGACGTATATAGGTATGTAACCAAACCCTGGAACGATCTGGAACTTCACAATTCGATCAAAAATGCGTACGACGCTTACAAAGCCAAAATTGATCTGAGGAACAAGGTAGCTGAACTGGAAAAAACAAATGATGAGTTGAACCGGTTTATCTACAGTATATCGCACGAGCTTCGCGCACCTCTTGTTTCTACGATGGGCGTTGTTAATCTGGTAAAGATGGAAGGCTTGTACGACTCATGCGGCGAATACTGGGGCCTGATCGAGTCGTGTTCCAACAAACTGGATTATTATATCCAGAAAACACTGCAGTATTATAAAAACAACAAGGTAGCTTCCGAGAATTCGCTGGTAAGTTTCAATGCGCTCGTCAGTGAGCTCGTTGACCTTTATGCGTATACAGATACGGATACCAAGTTTGATTTAAACATCCGGCAAACAGGTCCGTTTTACGGCGATGCATTTCGCATAGAGGTAATCCTTGGCAACCTGATTTCAAACGCCATCCGATACCAGAAAGAGGATGAACAAAACAAGAGGGTAAGCATCAGCGTCCTTGCTACGGAGGAGGCAGCGGAGATTATCATCAGCGACAACGGCGTGGGTATACTTAATGAGCATCTGGAAAAGATTTTCACGCAGTTTTTTAAAACGAAGACAAATCACGGAACAGGGCTCGGGCTCTTCATTGTGAAGGAGGCCCTGAACAAAATCAACGGCAGGATCTCTGTGACTTCAAGTGATCTGGAGGGTACAACTTTTAAAATATTTATTCCTAATGTCAAGTAA
- a CDS encoding sensor histidine kinase — MKRFTFLIGMLIMTVWSVCNAHDNIADSNVQRTTDLGERAWLLPPREGNDRIEDIRKSDWFYRSDSKVINFGISKNAGWVKLHMTSPKQDNAVLLIEQSRLMTPECYVVTNDNLIRRVPVTAIKDVPNRQWPGTGFIANLPNIPGTDSYEVFIKLMSNELLVTTLKVGTKESLSGDLISKEMLFGLYSGIMFVMLIYNSFLYISVRDRSYIYYVLYILSIWLTQISISGFASKYLWLNNDWLAANSVSVFSSLSGITAFIFIKEFLNIGKYEKLLSRLIYFNLSTFSLSLCFTLFGARHLDFITMQLATFVGSLIALYIGFIVYKQGFAPAKYFLIAWSLLLVGACLFIMKDYNIIPYNNVTIYILQIASATEVTLLSFALADKINIFKREKEESQARALEVVTENEKLVREQNVLLEIKVKERTEALETANDTLNATLTDLKEAQSQLVDQEKMAGLGQLTAGIAHEINNPINFVTSNIKPLELDINDLNDVIQMYEKLDPEKDLQSQISAIESFKKRIDLNFVREEIKSLLSGIGEGAKRTAEIIRSLKNFSRLDENDTKPVNIAEGLDSTLVLIRSTFPGNLKIIKDYQPVPEVECMPGKINQVFMNLMSNAVHAIKSKPVQNEEEFISLKTWQEGDHVKISIKDSGTGMPDSVKQKIFEPFFTTKDVGEGTGLGLSIVFRIIENHRGTIDVVTKVNEGTEFIINLPIKH, encoded by the coding sequence TTGAAGAGGTTTACATTTTTGATCGGCATGCTGATCATGACCGTGTGGTCGGTATGCAATGCTCATGACAACATCGCAGATTCTAACGTTCAACGCACTACCGACCTGGGCGAGCGCGCCTGGTTGCTCCCGCCCCGCGAAGGCAACGACCGGATCGAGGACATCCGAAAATCTGACTGGTTTTACCGGAGCGACAGCAAAGTCATTAATTTTGGCATCTCTAAAAATGCCGGCTGGGTAAAACTCCATATGACTTCGCCGAAGCAGGACAACGCCGTTCTGCTTATAGAGCAATCGAGGTTGATGACCCCGGAATGCTATGTGGTTACTAATGACAACCTGATAAGGCGTGTGCCTGTGACGGCCATTAAAGACGTTCCTAACCGTCAATGGCCGGGAACCGGATTTATAGCTAACCTGCCAAACATTCCAGGCACAGATTCTTATGAGGTTTTCATTAAACTGATGAGCAATGAATTGCTTGTAACAACTTTGAAGGTAGGCACCAAGGAGTCTCTGAGCGGCGATCTGATTTCAAAAGAGATGCTCTTCGGCTTGTATTCCGGAATCATGTTTGTGATGCTGATCTACAATTCATTCCTGTACATCTCGGTACGCGACAGAAGTTACATTTATTACGTGCTGTACATTTTGTCGATCTGGCTCACACAAATCTCCATTTCGGGCTTTGCCAGCAAATATCTGTGGTTAAATAATGATTGGCTTGCGGCAAACTCGGTAAGTGTGTTCTCGTCGCTTTCGGGGATCACTGCCTTTATCTTTATTAAGGAATTCCTTAATATCGGCAAGTACGAGAAACTCCTCTCTCGACTGATTTATTTTAACCTGTCTACCTTTTCGCTTAGCCTCTGTTTTACCCTTTTCGGGGCCAGACATCTGGACTTTATTACGATGCAGCTGGCCACTTTCGTGGGCTCATTGATTGCCTTATATATCGGCTTCATTGTATACAAACAAGGCTTTGCCCCCGCAAAATATTTCCTGATCGCCTGGTCGTTATTACTGGTAGGTGCATGTTTGTTTATCATGAAAGATTACAACATTATTCCGTACAATAATGTAACGATTTATATCCTGCAGATCGCTTCTGCAACCGAAGTCACTTTACTGTCGTTTGCCCTTGCCGATAAGATCAATATCTTTAAAAGAGAGAAGGAAGAGTCGCAAGCGCGTGCGCTTGAAGTTGTAACGGAGAATGAGAAATTGGTAAGGGAACAAAACGTGCTGCTCGAAATCAAGGTAAAAGAACGTACAGAGGCTCTTGAAACAGCTAATGATACGTTGAATGCCACGCTTACTGACCTGAAGGAAGCTCAGTCGCAGTTGGTGGATCAGGAAAAGATGGCCGGGCTAGGACAATTGACGGCGGGTATCGCCCATGAGATCAATAACCCGATCAATTTTGTGACCTCCAATATAAAGCCTCTCGAACTGGATATCAACGACCTTAACGATGTTATCCAAATGTACGAAAAGCTGGATCCGGAAAAAGACCTCCAGTCTCAAATCAGTGCGATCGAATCTTTCAAGAAACGTATCGATTTGAATTTTGTAAGGGAAGAGATCAAATCCTTGCTTTCCGGTATCGGTGAAGGCGCTAAACGTACGGCCGAGATCATCAGAAGTCTTAAAAATTTCAGCCGGCTGGACGAGAACGACACCAAGCCTGTCAACATTGCTGAAGGGCTCGATTCTACGCTGGTGCTGATCAGAAGTACCTTCCCGGGAAACCTTAAAATTATTAAAGACTATCAGCCCGTTCCGGAAGTCGAATGCATGCCGGGCAAGATCAATCAGGTGTTCATGAACCTGATGTCGAACGCTGTCCACGCCATAAAGTCTAAACCGGTACAAAATGAAGAAGAGTTTATCTCCCTCAAAACATGGCAGGAAGGGGATCATGTAAAAATAAGCATTAAAGATTCAGGAACCGGTATGCCGGATTCCGTCAAACAAAAGATATTTGAGCCGTTTTTTACAACCAAGGACGTTGGTGAGGGAACAGGCCTCGGTTTATCCATCGTTTTCAGGATTATCGAAAACCACAGGGGCACAATTGATGTTGTAACAAAAGTTAATGAAGGTACCGAATTTATTATTAACTTGCCTATAAAACATTAA